A single window of Pygocentrus nattereri isolate fPygNat1 chromosome 24, fPygNat1.pri, whole genome shotgun sequence DNA harbors:
- the alg2 gene encoding alpha-1,3/1,6-mannosyltransferase ALG2 yields MVRVVFLHPDLGIGGAERLVVDAAVALTSRGCSVQIWTAHYDPQHCFSETLSPDLPVVCAGDWLPTSVFGYFHALCAYLRMIYVAFYLVFLSGEEFDVVFCDQVSACIPVLRLSRHRKKVLFYCHFPDQLLTQRRSLLKRLYRAPIDRLEELTTGMADRIVVNSKFTASVFKQTFPNLAEIHTDVLYPSLNFASFDVEVEEDLTGLVPEGRRVIFLSINRYERKKNLPLALQALAALKDSISSRQWDQVHLVMAGGYDERVAENLHHYGELRLLAASLGLVEHATFLRSFSDRQKVALLQSSTCVLYTPSNEHFGIVPVEAMYTRCPVIAVNSGGPLESVAHEETGFLCDPTPESFSEAMGRFLTDPGLKQRMGQAGRDRVIDRFSLQAFTDQLHRHILSLTD; encoded by the exons ATGGTCCGGGTTGTGTTCCTGCACCCTGATCTGGGTATAGGAGGTGCAGAGCGGCTGGTGGTAGATGCTGCTGTGGCGTTGACATCTCGTGGCTGCAGTGTCCAGATATGGACAGCACACTACGACCCACAGCACTGCTTTTCAGAGACCCTCTCGCCAGACCTACCTGTGGTGTGTGCAGGCGATTGGTTACCCACCAGTGTATTTGGGTACTTCCATGCTCTTTGCGCCTACCTGCGCATGATTTACGTAGCATTTTATCTGGTCTTTCTGAGCGGCGAGGAATTTGATGTTGTCTTCTGTGATCAG GTCTCAGCATGTATTCCTGTCTTGCGCCTGTCACGCCACAGAAAGAAGGTTCTTTTCTACTGTCACTTTCCTGACCAGTTACTGACTCAGCGTCGTTCGCTGCTGAAGCGTCTCTACCGTGCGCCCATCGACCGTCTGGAGGAGCTGACCACAGGCATGGCCGACCGTATTGTGGTCAACAGCAAATTCACTGCTAGCGTGTTCAAACAGACCTTCCCCAACCTGGCTGAGATACACACAGATGTCCTGTACCCTTCtctgaactttgcttctttCGATGTAGAGGTGGAAGAAGACCTCACTGGCCTGGTTCCTGAGGGCCGACGTGTCATTTTCCTTTCCATTAACCGCTACGAGCGAAAGAAGAACCTGCCGTTAGCATTGCAGGCTTTAGCTGCTTTAAAGGACAGTATTTCTTCAAGGCAGTGGGACCAGGTGCATCTGGTGATGGCAGGTGGCTATGATGAGCGCGTGGCTGAGAACCTGCATCACTATGGTGAGCTGCGCTTGCTAGCGGCCTCTTTAGGTCTAGTGGAGCATGCCACCTTCTTGCGCTCTTTCTCAGACCGCCAGAAAGTAGCCCTCCTTCAGAGTAGCACTTGCGTGCTGTACACGCCCAGCAATGAACACTTCGGGATTGTGCCAGTGGAGGCCATGTACACCCGCTGTCCCGTCATTGCTGTTAACTCTGGTGGGCCGCTAGAGTCAGtggcacatgaggagactggctTCTTGTGTGATCCCACACCAGAAAGTTTTTCAGAAGCAATGGGACGCTTTTTGACAGATCCAGGACTTAAGCAGCGCATGGGCCAGGCCGGCCGGGACAGAGTCATAGATCGCTTCTCTTTGCAAGCATTTACTGACCAGCTCCACAGGCATATCCTCAGCCTGACCGATTGA
- the sec61b gene encoding protein transport protein Sec61 subunit beta has product MPGPAASASNVGASGRSPSKTVAPRAAGSTVRQRKATGSGTRSAGRATASAGTGGMWRFYTEDSPGLKVGPVPVLVMSLLFIASVFMLHIWGKYTRS; this is encoded by the exons ATG CCTGGACCTGCAGCAAGTGCATCAAATGTGGGTGCCTCCGGCCGCTCCCCTAGCAAGACAGTGGCCCCTCGCGCAGCTGGCTCAACGGTCAGACAGAG GAAAGCCACTGGCAGTGGCACGAGGTCTGCGGGTAGAGCTACAGCATCAGCAGGAACAGGTGGCATGTGGCGCTTCTACACTGAGGACTCGCCAGGACTTAAAGT TGGGCCAGTGCCAGTGCTGGTAATGAGTCTGCTCTTCATCGCGTCGGTCTTCATGCTGCACATATGGGGAAAGTACACCCGCTCTTAA